The region CATCCCGCACGGATCGACCAAGGCCGGCCCGGAGCCGACCGGCCCGCAGCTCGTGCCCAAGAGCGAGCAGAAGCGCTTCACCGCCGCCGGCGGCGGCGAGGGCGGCGAGGGGGCCGCGGCCGGCAAGGCCCCGCCATCGGGCACCGGCGGCGAGAAATACGCCTCCAATTACTATGCGATGGAGAAGGAATTCACCTCCAACCTGCAGGACAGCGTTCACTTCATCCAGGTCGGGCTGGCGATCTCGACGCCGTACGACGACACGGTCATCGACAATATCAAGACCAACGAGATCGCGGTGCGCTCCGCGATCCTGATGGCGCTGAGCGACACGACCGAGGAGCAGGTGTTCTCGACCGACGGGAAGAAGCAATTGCAGGTCCGCCTGGCCAAGGCGATCAACGCGACGCTGAAGGAAAAGGAAGGATTCGGCGGCGTTGGTAACGTCTACTTTACCAATTTTGTTGTTCAGTGAACATCGATGGTTAACGAGGGTTCACAACTGGCAGGCGATCGACGGGAACGGACCCGTCCGGAGGTGGCTGAGGCCACCCTGGGCGTGGCCAATCTCAACCCGTTCGGCGACCTGCACACGCTGCAGCATCTCTCCGCGCGACTCGCGCGGGGGATGCGGTCGGTGTTCGAACCCCTGTTGCGCAAGGAATGCCGCAGCTTCGCCGAGCCTTTGGTGGTGCAGCGCTTCGCCGATTACCGTGCGGAACGCCCCGACGGGCTGACCGCATGGTTACCGCTGGCGATGAACGCGGCCGGAAACATCGGCAGCGGTCAGGCGATGATCGTGCTCGACGGGCGCTTCGTGATGGAGGTGCTCGACCTGTTCTTCGGCGGCACCGGCGCGACGCCGCACGAGCTGCCGGCCGAATTCACCCCCGCCGCCGAGGCGATGATCGCGCGGCTCGGCAAGATGCTCGCCGATCCGCTGAAGGCGGCGTGGGAGCCGCTGGCGCGAATCGACTTCGTCCCCGGCCATGTCGAGGCGAATCCGGCGCTGATCCAGGGCCTGGACGGCGACGACGCCGTGGTCGTCACCCGCTTCGGCATCGCCGCCGGCACGACCAAGCCGGTGTTCGTCGATATCGTCTACCCGGTCGCGGCGCTGAAACCCCATACGCCGTCGCTGATTGGCAAGGTCCACGCCAAGACGGCGGCGCCCGATCCGGCCTGGCGCAACGGCCTGACGCGCGCGGCGATGAACGTGAAGTTCGGCGTCCGCTCGGTGCTGGCCGAACCGATGGTGCCGCTCTCCGTCCTGATGGACCTGAAGCCCGGCGACGTCATCCCGATCAGCTTCGGCCCGGAAGTGCCGGTGATGGTCGGTGGCGACCGGCTG is a window of Sphingomonas sp. Leaf357 DNA encoding:
- a CDS encoding flagellar basal body-associated FliL family protein → MSDKTEDAAAPKKKGGMMKKLIIAIVALVVIGGGVGGGLYATGIIPHGSTKAGPEPTGPQLVPKSEQKRFTAAGGGEGGEGAAAGKAPPSGTGGEKYASNYYAMEKEFTSNLQDSVHFIQVGLAISTPYDDTVIDNIKTNEIAVRSAILMALSDTTEEQVFSTDGKKQLQVRLAKAINATLKEKEGFGGVGNVYFTNFVVQ
- a CDS encoding flagellar motor switch protein FliM gives rise to the protein MVNEGSQLAGDRRERTRPEVAEATLGVANLNPFGDLHTLQHLSARLARGMRSVFEPLLRKECRSFAEPLVVQRFADYRAERPDGLTAWLPLAMNAAGNIGSGQAMIVLDGRFVMEVLDLFFGGTGATPHELPAEFTPAAEAMIARLGKMLADPLKAAWEPLARIDFVPGHVEANPALIQGLDGDDAVVVTRFGIAAGTTKPVFVDIVYPVAALKPHTPSLIGKVHAKTAAPDPAWRNGLTRAAMNVKFGVRSVLAEPMVPLSVLMDLKPGDVIPISFGPEVPVMVGGDRLGVGTVGTSNGKAAIRLNSITRNVEDFQ